A single window of Pseudophryne corroboree isolate aPseCor3 chromosome 5, aPseCor3.hap2, whole genome shotgun sequence DNA harbors:
- the LOC134927315 gene encoding LOW QUALITY PROTEIN: polycomb complex protein BMI-1-like (The sequence of the model RefSeq protein was modified relative to this genomic sequence to represent the inferred CDS: substituted 1 base at 1 genomic stop codon), with product MELSEDLQRGLHRLADSARFSPGAFSALLRAAFQSLSPGPAAGSALDDKALQHLAPSQIKECQAAATTCILEAVKHNADRAALSTFLEDCKFDEERIECFWIEYQKHKESLETLLEKTRIPARTKILVLIAQXNNYRLFFPPCTATMHRTTRIKITELNPHLMCVLCGGYFIDATTIIECLHSFCKTCIVRYLETSKYCPICDVQVHKTRPLLNIRADKTLQDIVYKLVPGLFKNEMKRRRDFYADHPSADASNGSNEDRGEVADEDKRIITDDEIISLSIEFFEQNRVDRKGNREKDKSKEEANDKRYLRCPAAMTVMHLRKFLRSKMDIPSNFQIDVMYEEEPLKDYYTLMDIAYIYTWRRNGPLPLKYRVRPTCKRMKISHPTGRMNNMSGDLESDSGSDKAGSPAGGPSTSSCMPSPNTPVQSPHPQFPHISTTMNGTSSTSNSSHQNPFTNRVRKMSLNGSSATSSG from the exons CGCTTAGCGGACTCGGCCCGCTTTAGCCCCGGAGCCTTTAGCGCTCTCCTCCGGGCGGCCTTCCAGAGCCTGAGCCCGGGTCCAGCCGCAGGATCCGCCTTAG ATGATAAAGCGCTTCAGCACCttgccccatcccaaataaaagagTGTCAGGCTGCAGCCACGACGTGCATACTGGAAGCTGTGAAGCATAATGCAGACAGAGCTGCTTTGAG CACTTTTCTGGAAGACTGTAAATTCGATGAAGAACGGATTGAATGTTTCTGGATAGAATACCAG AAACACAAAGAGTCTTTGGAAACCCTGCTAGAAAA AACACGGATCCCAGCCAGGACCAAGATATTAGTTTTAATTGCTCAATAGAACAATTACAG ACTATTCTTT CCCCCTTGTACTGCAACCATGCATCGCACAACTAGGATTAAAATCACCGAGCTAAACCCCCACCTAATGTGTGTGCTCTGTGGTGGATACTTCATAGATGCTACGACTATCATTGAGTGTCTCCATTCCT TCTGTAAAACCTGCATTGTTCGCTATTTGGAGACCAGCAAATACTGCCCTATCTGTGATGTCCAAGTGCACAAAACGAGACCCCTGCTGAATATAAG GGCAGACAAAACTCTTCAAGATATTGTGTACAAGCTGGTGCCTGGCCTTTTTAAAA ATGAAATGAAACGAAGACGAGATTTTTATGCAGATCATCCTTCTGCAGATG CGTCAAATGGCTCTAATGAAGACAGAGGAGAGGTTGCAGATGAGGACAAGAGGATAATTACAGATGATGAGATTATCAGTTTATCCATTGAGTTCTTTGAGCAGAACAG GGTGGATCGTAAAGGAAACCGAGAGAAAGATAAATCAAAGGAAGAG GCTAATGACAAGAGGTACCTGCGTTGCCCCGCTGCAATGACAGTGATGCATCTCCGCAAGTTTCTaagaagcaaaatggatatacCTAGTAACTTCCAG ATCGACGTAATGTATGAAGAGGAACCCCTAAAAGACTATTACACCTTAATGGACATTGCTTACATCTATACATGGAGAAGG AATGGTCCGCTTCCATTGAAGTACCGGGTGAGACCCACTTGCAAGAGGATGAAGATCAGCCACCCTACCGGCAGAATGAATAACATGAGTGGGGACTTGGAAAGTGACTCTGGTAGTGATAAAGCAGGGAGCCCAGCAGGGGGGCCTTCCACTTCCTCCTGTATGCCAAGCCCTAACACCCCTGTGCAGTCTCCACACCCACAGTTTCCTCATATCTCCACTACCATGAATGGGACCAGCTCCACTTCCAACAGCAGCCACCAGAACCCTTTCACCAACAGAGTAAGGAAGATGTCATTAAATGGATCTTCTGCTACATCATCCGGGTGA